In one Pungitius pungitius chromosome 13, fPunPun2.1, whole genome shotgun sequence genomic region, the following are encoded:
- the si:ch211-51a6.2 gene encoding neurotrypsin, which yields MDLNDVSPGFCLLLAVCVCAEVTEGGHLDIVQSAAPLSCSEGFTEHGYYNGSVSHTHSGSACLKWTEFPDYMRQYPGRGLGDHSFCRNPGREASPWCFIRQSSGAIGWAYCDCHQGAVRLAGGSSGNNGRVDVYMNGHWGAVCDTHWTDRDASVICRQLGLGEIGTALQHSYFGPGSVFHYERLGCRGNENSLLECRSRKFVTNDCNHGNEAGVVCAEPEGTGIPLRLVGGLDDFEGRVELYRDGKWGTICDDRWDDTDAEVVCRQLGLGGVAKAWTWAHFGQGVGPIFLDGVQCSGNELSLEECPHNIWEQHNCDHVEDAGVSCNPYTDGAVRLMGGDSHWGGRVEIYHHGEWGTVCDDNWTELNAQVVCRQLGFRGRSKVAPDGVYEEGRGRILLDEVQCRGTEAGLLACSHSELGHHDCSHNEDVGVLCERGGDTNEMTGLLTPIGPLVRLVHGESRKEGRVEVFINGQWGSVCDDDWNDVNAAVVCRHLGFTGVAKARSLAYFGEGQGPIHLDNVRCSGTETSLGQCPALGQDRHDCRHSEDAGVICDYTLDPVGDAALAMHTCGMRLNNQRRRRRRIIGGDKSLRGEWPWQVSLWLRSQSKGSHPLCGASLINHCWVLTAAHCFKRFGREPSRYLLRLGDHHTAEQDDFERTLSPKRIVVHRKYHSQGWEYDIALLQLSGTEGNCVAFNPHTSAVCLPEPGNRWEKRPAACVITGWGVTDSEYSRTLLQAWVPLLPAWKCKRRYNQRFTSRMLCAGSLSERHRVDSCQGDSGGPLVCQGQGGRWVLTGVISWGHGCGDPSFPGVYTRVSRFLGWIDKVINKPYKS from the exons ATGGACCTCAACGACGTCTCTCCCggcttctgtttgctgctggccgtgtgcgtgtgtgcagag GTGACAGAAGGTGGACACTTGGATATTGTGCAGAGTGCAG ctccCCTCTCCTGTTCAGAAGGCTTCACAGAACACGGCTACTACAACGGCTccgtctcccacacacactcggGCTCGGCCTGCCTCAAATGGACAGAATTTCCAGACTACATGCGGCAGTACCCGGGCCGAGGCCTGGGGGACCACAGCTTCTGCCGCAACCCGGGCCGAGAGGCGAGCCCCTGGTGCTTCATCAGGCAGAGCTCGGGGGCCATTGGCTGGGCCTACTGCGACTGCCATCAGG GTGCAGTCAGATTGGCAGGGGGGTCATCGGGGAACAACGGGCGTGTGGATGTCTATATGAATGGTCATTGGGGGGCAGTATGTGACACCCACTGGACCGACCGCGATGCCAGCGTCATATGCAGACAGCTCGGACTGGG GGAGATTGGGACAGCCCTGCAGCATTCCTACTTCGGCCCAGGTTCTGTCTTCCATTATGAGCGTCTGGGTTGCCGTGGAAATGAGAATTCCCTACTGGAGTGCCGGAGCAGGAAGTTTGTCACCAATGATtgtaaccatggcaacgagGCAGGGGTGGTTTGTGCTGAACCCGAGG GTACTGGCATCCCCCTGAGGCTGGTGGGAGGCCTGGACGACTTCGAAGGCCGCGTCGAGTTGTACCGTGACGGCAAGTGGGGAACCATTTGTGATGACCGGTGGGATGACACTGACGCTGAGGTGGTGTGCCGACAATTGGGCCTGGG GGGTGTGGCCAAGGCATGGACATGGGCCCACTTTGGCCAGGGTGTTGGTCCCATCTTCCTGGATGGGGTGCAGTGTTCCGGCAATGAACTCTCTCTAGAGGAGTGTCCTCACAACATCTGGGAGCAGCACAACTGTGACCACGTCGAGGACGCAGGGGTGTCTTGCAACCCGTACACAG ACGGTGCAGTTCGTCTGATGGGAGGAGACAGTCACTGGGGTGGTCGCGTGGAGATCTACCACCATGGAGAATGGGGCACTGTGTGTGACGACAACTGGACTGAGCTCAATGCTCAAGTAGTGTGTCGACAGCTGGGCTTCAG GGGTCGATCGAAGGTGGCTCCTGACGGGGTGTATGAAGAAGGGCGCGGGCGGATCCTGCTGGATGAGGTACAGTGTCGGGGAACAGAGGCCGGTTTACTGGCCTGCAGCCACTCTGAGTTGGGCCATCATGACTGCTCCCACAATGAGGATGTAGGTGTCCTCTGTGAGAGGGGAGGTGATACCAATGAGATGACAGGCCTTCTGACTCCTATTG GCCCTCTGGTGCGATTGGTTCATGGAGAGAGTAGGAAGGAGGGCAGAGTGGAGGTCTTTATTAACGGCCAGTGGGGAAGCGTGTGTGATGATGACTGGAATGATGTTAATGCAGCTGTGGTTTGCAGACATCTGGGATTCAC CGGTGTGGCTAAAGCTCGATCCTTGGCCTACTTTGGTGAGGGTCAAGGTCCCATCCATCTGGACAACGTGCGCTGCTCGGGCACTGAGACCTCCTTAGGACAATGTCCAGCTCTGGGCCAAGACAGACATGACTGTCGCCACAGTGAGGATGCAGGCGTCATTTGTGACTACACCCTGGACCCCGTGGGCGACGCTGCTTTGGCAATGCACACCTGTGGCATGAGACTCAACAaccagcgccgccgccgccgccgcatcaTAGGAGGAGATAAGTCGCTGAG GGGGGAGTGGCCCTGGCAGGTGTCTCTGTGGCTCAGGTCTCAGTCTAAAGGAAGTCACCCTCTGTGTGGAGCGTCACTCATCAACCACTGCTGGGTTCTGACCGCTGCCCACTGCTTCAAGAG GTTTGGCAGGGAGCCGAGCCGCTACCTGCTGCGCCTGGGTGACCATCACACCGCGGAGCAGGACGACTTTGAACGCACCCTGTCACCCAAACGGATCGTTGTGCACAGGAAGTACCACAGTCAGGGCTGGGAGTATGACATCGCCCTGCTGCAGCTCAGCGGCACCGAGGGCAACTGCGTGGCATTCAACCCCCACACCAGCGCCGTGTGTCTGCCAGAGCCGGGGAACCGGTGGGAGAAGAGGCCGGCTGCCTGTGTGATCACCGGCTGGGGCGTCACAG ACTCTGAGTACTCCCGGACTCTGCTCCAGGCCTGGGTGCCCCTGCTGCCAGCGTGGAAGTGTAAGCGGCGCTACAACCAGCGCTTCACCAGCCGCATGCTGTGTGCCGGGAGCCTGTCGGAGCGCCACCGTGTGGACAGTTGCCAGGGTGACAGTGGGGGTCCGCTGGTGTGCCAGGGGCAAGGGGGCCGTTGGGTGCTGACGGGGGTCATCTCCTGGGGTCACGGCTGTGGCGACCCATCATTCCCTGGGGTGTACACACGAGTTAGCAGGTTCCTGGGCTGGATTGACAAGGTCATCAACAAGCCCTACAAGAGCTGA